Within the Flavobacterium sp. N502536 genome, the region ATAATCCAAACTTCGTTGGCATCCCAAAACGGACCAATTGCATTGGTTATTGCCTTTTTATCTTTTTCTTCTTTGGCAAAAAATAAATGAATAATTCCTGCTCCAAAATCATAACCGTCTAAAACAATATAAACGGCCAAAATTCCCATTAAAACTACGTACCAAAAAAATTCCATACTTATTTATTTTCAGTTATGACTTCAGTGTGAGGTCCTTTATTGATGATTTTTCCAATTAAAAGCAAAAACAGCATTCCAAGTAAAAGATACAATCCTATAAAACCCAGTAAAGTAAACAGGGTATTTCCCGAAGAAACGGTTGGAGAGGCACCCGCTGCGGTTCGCATTAAATTATAAACCAGCCAGGGCTGTCTGCCTAACTCGGCCGTGTACCAGCCAGTCGTATTGGCAATGTACGGAAACGGCATCATAAAAAGCAGCGACCAGAGAATCCACCTGGTTTCATACAGTTTGCCTCTGATCAACTGAAGCAAAGCAAAGGACATCAAACCAATAAATAACGTTCCAAGTCCAACCATAATATGATAGGCATAATACAAACCTGAGATATTTGTGGGATGTAAATCTTCTTCAAACTGATCCAGGCCTTTAATTTCCTGCTCCCAGTTTCCGTAAGTCAGGAAACTCAGGATGTTTGGAACGGCGATCTTATTGTCCAGTTTTTTATCTTTAACATCGGGCTGACCGATTAAAACAATTTCAGAACCCTTTTTCTCCGTATGGAAAATTCCTTCCATTGCGGCGAAAGTCACAGGCTGGTATTTCACCACATTTTTGGCCAATAAATCTCCAGTTGGAACAGCTACAATCATGCTGGCTATCAATCCGAAAATTACTCCCGTTTTAAGAAATAGTTTTCCAAAAACAATGTTCTTTTTGCTTAGAATGTAAAAAGAACCTATTCCCGCTACAACAAAAGAACTTGTTACTAAAGAGGCGGCCTGATTGTGCAAATAGGATGGCCATAACCACGGATTTAGAAACAGCGCTTTGAAATTGGTCAACACAAATTTTCCGTTCTCCAAAATCTCATAACCTACAGGATTCTGCATCCACGAATGTGTTGCAATGATTAAATAACCACTGGCCCAGGAACCAATACAAATTAGCAATCCGGTAACAAAATGCCATTTGTGTCCCAATAACTTTTCTCCGAACAAAAACAGTCCTAAAAAAGAAGATTCTAAAAAGAACGAAAACATGCCTTCCATGGCTAATGTCTGACCGATAATTCCTCCGGTTAACTCAGAGAATTTTGCCCAGTTGGTTCCAAACTGAAATTCCATCGGGATTCCGGTTACCACTCCCATCGCAAAATTCAGAGCGAAGATTCTCATCCAAAAATGGGTGGCGTGATTGTATTGTTCGTTTTTAGTTTTGAGGTATTTCCATTTGAAGTAAACAATGATCAACGAAAGACCCATTGTAAGTTGCGGAAAAAGATAGTGGAAAGTAATTGTGAAGGCAAATTGCATTCGGTCATAAAAAAGCATTTCTTCCATAGTGGTAATTTATTTATGAAGTCCCACAAATTTACCCATTAAAACCCGAAATCCCTGCCTTTAAAAAAAGTTTATCGACCGATATTTGTTAAACTTTTCAACAATTAAAAGATGAAAGACATCCTTCTGTTCTATCGCAACTTCCTCCACATTTGTCATTTCGACCGCAGGGAGAAATCACATGCGATGATCGATAAAGATTGGCGATTTTGATTGCGGAGTTTCTTGTGTGATTTGCTTCGCCTGTTCGCTATCGCTCGTGTCTCCCTTCGATCGAAATGACAACATTGCGCATAACTAGTAATGGAAACTATACTCAAAAATTTTACTCCTTTTTTAAAATCCCTTTCTCAACACTTTCATTTATCAATCCTTCGGCGTAATTCCATAACGTTGCTGAACCTTCCTTTATAACACTCTTTTTTTCGTAAACCTTATTATAGTTCACGCCAAACTCTTTCCAGGTTCCGCCGTTATTAGACGTATTTTGCAATAAAGGCTCCAGTCTGTCCATTGCTTTTGCAAATTTTGCTTCGTTGGTCTGACCTGCTTCAAACTCTTCCCAAATCGAAATTAGTTCTTCGGCCTGCTTTTCCGGAAGCAAACCAAAAATGCGATTCGCGGCTAATCGTTCCTCTGCTGTATTATCATGATTTTTTTGCGAATCGTATATAAAAGTATCTCCTGCATCGATCTCTACAATATCATGGATTAAAACCATTTTTATAACTTTCAAAACATCAATGGGCTCATCTGAATGTTCTGCCAAAACGATCGCCATTAAAGCCAAATGCCAGCTGTGTTCTGCATCATTTTCATTTCGGTCACTATGAAACAGCTTTGTTTTGCGCTGAATGTATTTTACCTTATCAATTTCTTTTATAAAGGCAATCTGACTCAATAAATCTTCTGTGTTCATCTGTTTAACTGTTTATTTGTTTTAAAATGACATTCGTCATATGCAAAATTATAAGTTAAAGCTTAATTGCTCAAGTTTAACTCAATTAATATAACATCTATGTCAAAATCTGCCTTTTTTTTCACACAGAAATCAAATTTCTGTAACAATAGTCACTTAATTTCCCGAAAAACAGACTTACCTTTGTGCCACATTATTTTAGATTTCACATCATGAAAATAGAACAAATTTACACTGGCTGTTTAGCTCAGGGTGCCTATTATATTACTTCCGACGGAGAAGCGGCAATTATTGATCCTTTAAGAGAAATTCAACCCTATTTAGATCGTTTAGAGCGCGATCAGGTAAAGTTGAAATATATTTTTGAGACTCACTTTCACGCCGATTTCGTTTCGGGACATGTTGATTTAAGCAAAGAAACTCAGGCGCCAATCGTTTACGGGCCTAACGCAACCTGCGAATTTGACTGCATTTCAGCAAAAGACGGACAGGAGTTTAAAATTGGAAAAGTGACTATTAAAGTATTGCATACTCCAGGACATACTATGGAAAGCACTACTTTTTTACTTGTTGACGAAAACGGAAAAGATCATGCCATTTTTTCTGGAGATACCTTATTCATTGGCGATGTTGGACGTCCGGATTTGGCTCAGAAAGCAGCCGGAATGACACAGGATCAGTTGGCCGGAATTTTGTTCCATTCGTTGAGAGATAAGATCATGACTTTGGCTGATGATGTGATCGTATATCCTGCCCATGGTGCAGGAAGCGCTTGCGGAAAAAACATGAGCAAAGAAACCGTTTCAACTATAGGAAATCAAAAAGCGACCAATTATGCGTTGCGCGCAAATATGACCGAAGCGGAATTCATTATCGAAGTTACCGATGGCTTATTGCCTCCTCCATCCTATTTCAGCATGAATGTTGCCATGAACAAGCAAGGTTACGAGAGTTTTGAAACTGTTTTGCACAACGGAATGAAAACGATAAAAGCGGAAGAGTTTGAAGCTGTAGCCGAAGAAACAGGAGCTCTGATACTGGATACCAGAAGTGCTGCCAATTTTAGCAAAGGTTTTATTCCACAAGCGATTAACATTGGAATCAATGGTGATTTTGCTCCATGGGTGGGTACTTTAATTGGCGATGTAAAACAGCCTATTGTACTCGTAACCGAAACCGGACTTGAAGAAGAAACTGTAACTCGTTTAAGCCGTGTAGGTTTTGACTCGATTATTGGTCATCTCGAAGGCGGTTTTGAAGCCTGGGAAAAAGCCGGTTTTGAAATTGATACGGTTAACCGAATTTCGGCCGATCAGTTTGCAGCTGAGTTTAAACCCTCTGAAGACAAAGTAATCGACATTCGCAAAGAAACCGAATACAGCGCAGAACATATCGAAGATGCGTACAGCAAGCCCCTCGCTTATATTAATGACTGGGTAAAAGACATTAACCCCAACGAACATTTTTATCTGCATTGTGCCGGAGGCTATCGCAGTATGATTGCAGCCTCAATTTTACAAGCTCGTGGTTTCAGAAATTTTAGCGAAATTGAGGGCGGTTTTGGAGCCATTTCAAAAACAGAGATTCCGAAATCAGATTTTGTTTGTCAAAGTAAAGTATTAAAGTAATTATATAAAGGTGCTAAGCTACTAAGGCTCTAAGGTTCTGAGAATTTTAACCTTTAATCTTAGTAACTCAGAACCTTAGTACCTTAGAATCTCAGTAACTCAGAACCTAAAAGAATATGCTAGAAATTTTAAAAGAACCTTGGCCTTGGTATGTTTCAGGACCGTTAATTGGTTTGACCGTTCCTATTTTATTGATTCTCGGAAATAAATCCTTCGGAATCAGTTCTTCGCTTCGTCATATTTGCGCGGCTTGTATTCCTGCCAATATTTCCTTCTTTAAGTACGACTGGAAAAAAGAGAGCTGGAATTTATTCTTTGTTTTCGGAATTTTCCTTGGCGGAGTGATTGCGGCTTATTTCCTGGCGAATCCAAATCCGGTTGAAATAACACCTCAACTTTCAGAGCAATTAGCGACTTACGGTATCACCGATCACTCGGGCTTGTTACCAAAAGAACTTTTTTCCTGGGAAACTCTATTCACCCTTCGTGGTTTTATCATGATTGTGGTAGGGGGATTTTTAGTTGGTTTCGGAACACGTTATGCCGGTGGATGTACAAGCGGACATGCTATAATGGGAATTTCAAACTTACAATGGCCGTCATTGGTAGCCACAATTTGTTTTATGATTGGAGGTTTTATCATGGCAAATTTGATCCTGCCGTACATTCTTTCACTTTAAAATTTAAAAAATGACTAATCTGGAAAATAAAAATACTGATACTGAAGGAATCAACGGAAGTCAATTGAAAGACTCCGGATTCTCCAATCTAAAATATCTTTTGGTGGGAATTGTTTTTGGAATTGTTTTCGTAAAAGCAGAAATCATCAGCTGGTACCGAATTCAGGAAATGTTTCAATTGCAATCCTTCTTTATGTATGGCGTAATTGGAAGTGCCGTCGCGGTTGGAGTGATCTCTGTTCAACTGATTAAAAAATTCAACATTAAAACGATTCGAGGTGAAAAGATAGAAATTCAACCCAAAACGTTTAGCAAAGGACAAATTTATGGTGGCTTGTTATTTGGTTTTGGATGGGCCATTACAGGAGCTTGTCCAGGACCCTTATTTGCCCAAATCGGTACCGGAGTGACCGTTATTGTTGTGACTTTGTTAAGCGCAATTTTCGGAACCTGGGTTTATGGTTGGATTAAAGATAAACTGCCTCATTAATATTCTTACTTATATTATACACATCAAACCCGACAGGTTTTTAAAACCTGTCGGGTTTACTTAATTTACTGTTTCTTTAAAGATAAATCCCTTATTATTTTTCGTAGCTTTATTACACATATCCAAAAAATGAACAAAATATATTTTAAGATTTTAATTTGCTTATTATTAATAAGTTGCTCGAATAGTAAAAAAACAAGCTCTCAAATATCAAATAATACCTATCCCGTTAAACTTGATACCTTAGAGTTATTCGACAAATCCAGAAATCGTAAAATTCCTGTTGCCATTTTTTCCCCAAAAACAGACTCAAAAATTAATAAGCAGCAGCTAATAATTTTTAGTCATGGATACGGAGAGAATAAAGGCGGAGACAATATGATCTATTCCTATTTAACAGAAAATTTAGCTTCAAAAGGATATTATGTTATTAGTATTCAGCATGAATTACCTTCTGACGACCTTTTGGCAATGGAAGGAGATTTTAAAGTTACAAGAAAACCAAACTGGGAAAGAGGTACTGATAACATTCTTTATGTTTTAAATCAGTTTAAAACCATAAAGCCAGAATTAGATTTTAAACATTTAACACTAATTGGTCATTCGAATGGTGGAGATATGACAGCTTTATTTGCAAGTAAATACCCTAAATTGGTTTATAAAATAATAACGATGGACAATCGAAGAATGCCTCTTCCAAGAGTTAACCACCCAACAGTATATACGTTACGCTCCAAAAACTATTCTGCAGACGAGGGTGTATTACCAACTGAACAAGAACAACAAAAATACGGAATAACAGTTCAGTTAACCCCTATCAACCATAGTGACATGGACAATGATGCAACAATCGAAGAACGTAAAATAGTAAATACATATATTGAAAAGTATTTAAGCGAATAGCCGATTTATTTGATCTTAATTTATAGTTTCCTTAAAGACAAATTCATTAATTTTCCAATTACAAGTTAATACCCAAAAGATGAGCCAAATAACAGAAAATTTAATTTTAAGAAAAGCGGATATTTCTGAAGTACCACAAATATGGAATATCCTGCAAGATGCTATTGAACAAAGACGTCTGGACGGAAGTACACAATGGCAGGACGGTTATCCTAATGAGCTAACCATTCATACCGATATCGAAAACGATCACGGATATGTACTTACAGAAAACAACATTATCTTAGCTTACGCTGCGATTCTTTTTGACAAAGAACCGGCTTACGAAGACATCGAAGGCCAATGGCTCACGGATGGTGATTATACTGCCGTACATAGGGTAGCCGTATCGAAGCTGGCAAAAGGCAAAGGCATTGCTACAAAACTGTTTGAAAAAATAGAAGGTTTATCCATCGAACATAACATATACAGTATAAAGGTAGATACGAATTTTGATAATATTCCGATGCTCAAAATTTTAGACAGACTAAAATACACCTATTGTGGTGAAGTTTTTTTCAGAGGAGGCGCAAGAAAGGCCTATGAAAAAAAATTAGCATAAAGACACAGTTTTAAAAATCTGACGGGTGTTTTTTTTCACTGCGTTCTGAAAAAATGACAAATTTTATAGCAACGGGTTAGATTAATCTCAAAATAATATGGGCCGAGCCTACGGCTCTTTTTATTGTGATGTCTGTTTTTTACGACGGATTAAAATCCGTCGCTACAATTATGATTCGAGCCGATGGCTCTTTTGCGACGTTAACGCTTTATTTCATAAAAATCGATTATGTAAAACCTATCCTATTTCTATTATTCTATTTGGTTTATATACATGAATTATGGTTCGTTAACAACAAAACAATCAAATAATTAAGTTCCCAAGAAACGACAAATTTTGTAACAACGAATTTTAATCCGTCGCTACAATATGATTCGAGCCGGTAGCTCTTTTGCAACGTTAACACTTTATTTCATAAAAATCGATTATGTAAAACCTACCCTATTTCTATTATTCTATTTGGTTTTTATGCATGAATTATGGTTCGTTAACAACAAAAACAATCGAATAATTAAGTTCCGAAGGAACGACAAATTTTGTAACAGCGGATTTTAATCCGTTGAAAATAAAACATCTTCAAAACAAGTTCCAGAGGAACGATACATTTCACAACAATTTTAAACCGCGACAATGATTCCCGTTTCTTTTTGAATCAAAAACCCATACATACTATCTCTTAAATCATTTCTTTGTTTATTACATCTAACCCGTTAAATTAATCCTGAAAACAATATGGGCCGAGCCTACGGCTCTTTTTATTGTGATGTCTATTTTTTACGACGGATTAAAATCCGTCGCTACAATTATGATTCGAGCCGATGGCTCTTTTGCGACGTTAACGCTTTATTTCATAAAAATCGATTATGTAAAACCTACCCTATTTCTATTATTCTATTTGGTTTATATGCATGAATTATGGTCGATTAACAACAAAAACAATCGAATAAGTAAGTTCCGAAGGAACGACAAATTTTGTAACAATGGATTTTAATCCGTTGAAAATAAAACGTCTTCAGAATAAGTTCCAGCGGAACGATACATTTCACAACAATTTTAAACCACCACAATGATCCCCCTTTCTTTTTGAATCAAAAATCCATGTACGATGTGTTAAACCGTTTTTTAATTCCCCCCAAACAGGTTAAACTTAAATAATCGGTTCACTTTGCTTCCAATTCATTTAGTTTCATTAAGTTTATAATACAAGATCTAATCTTACAAAAACAAATAAACTGATGTCCTATGAAACGCCCGGAGCAATTGACGAAATTAAAAAGCACTGAAAAGTGGGATGTGATTATAATTGGCGGAGGGGCAAGCGGTCTTGGAACTGCTCTTGACGCCGCAAGCAGAGGATACAAAACGATCTTGCTTGAAGCGGTAGATTTTGCAAAAGGAACTTCAAGCAGAAGTACCAAATTAGTTCATGGTGGCGTTCGCTATTTGGAGCAAGGCAATATTCACTTAGTGAGAGAAGCCTTAAAAGAGAGAGGTTTGATGGCCAAAAATGCTGGTCATCTAGTTAAAAACCAATCTTTTGTAATCCCTAATTACAACTGGTGGGGCGGTTACTTTTATACGATAGGATTAACCATTTATGATTTACTCGCAGGACGTTTAAGCTTAGGATCTTCAAAATATATTTCAAAGAAAAAAACAATTGAAATGCTTCCTACCGTCGAAGAAAAAGGGTTGGTAAGTGGTGTTATTTACCACGACGGGCAATTTGACGATTCACGCATGGCCATAAACATTGCTCAAACAGCCATAGAAAAAGGAGCTTGCGTTTTAAATTATTTCAAGGTTGTAAACTTACTAAAAGACGATACCAATCAAATTATTGGCGTTGAAGCCATAGACCATGAAACAGGTCACAAGTATGACATAAAAGGCTCGGCAATTATTAACGCTACCGGGGTTTTTACAAATGCCATCATGAAACTAAACGACACGGTTTACAAGAAATATATCGTTCCGAGTCAGGGGATTCATCTCGTATTTGACAAATCCTTTCTGCCGGGTGAGCAAGCCCTTATGATTCCAAAAACCAGTGACGGACGAGTTTTATTTGCAGTACCCTGGCATAACACAATTGTAGTAGGAACAACTGATACCTTAATTAGAAAACACAGTCTTGAACCTATTGCGCTCGAAAGTGAAATCGAATTTGTTTTGGAGACTGCTCAACGCTTTCTGGCAAAAAAACCTACGAGAGCAGATGTTTTATCTGTATTCGCAGGTTTACGTCCTTTGGCAGCTCCCGAAGAAGAAGGAAAAAGTACCAAAGAAGTTTCGCGAAGTCATAAAATTATTGTGTCGGAAACTGGCTTAATAACAATTACGGGAGGAAAATGGACTACTTACAGAAAAATTGCCGAAGATATCATCGATAAAGCGATCAGAATAGGAAAATTACCTAAAAAAGCCTGTACTACAGAGCATCTTCCCATCCATGGAAATCAGGCTACTACAGATTTAAACAGAATGAATCATTTGTATATTTATGGTTCTGATATTCCTAAAATACTCGAACTGGAACAAAATGAACCTGAATTAAAAGAAAAACTGCATTCAGATCACGAATTTATAATGGCCGAGGTAGCCTGGGCTATTCGGTATGAAATGGCCAGAACCGTCGACGACGTTTTAGCAAGACGGGTTCGATTATTATTCTTAGATGCCCGTGCTGCCATTCAATCATCTGAAAAAGTAGCACGATTGCTCGCAAAAGAACTGGGACATGACGAAGCCTGGATAAACAAAGAAATCTCAAACTTCAAAGGAATAGCCAGAGGTTTTCTTTTAAAAGAATTTCAATAGACCTTTATTAACTTAAGAAAATACAAGTCATGCAAAACAAACTAATTCTGGCACTTGATCAGGGAACAACTTCTTCCAGAGCTATAGTCTTTAATCATGGAGGAGAAATTGTAAGCATTTCTCAAAAAGCATTTAAACAGATTTTCCCAAAACCCGGATGGGTCGAACATAACCCAAACGAAATCTGGTCTTCTCAAATTAGTGTAGCTGCAGAAGCAATTGCTAAATTGGGGATATCGGGAAGGGAAATAGCCGCAATTGGAATAACCAATCAACGGGAAACTACTGTTGTTTGGGATCGGGAAACAAGCCAGCCTGTTTACAATGCCATTGTCTGGCAAGATCGCAGAACCGCTAAATATTGTGACGAATTAAAAGCACAAGGACATGCCGAAATGATTCAGACCAAAACCGGATTAATTCTGGATGCTTATTTTTCAGGAACCAAAGTAAAATGGATCCTGGATAACGTTCCCGGAGCACGGAAAAAAGCAGAACAAGGAAAACTTTGTTTTGGAACTGTAGACACTTGGCTCATATGGAAACTGACCCGAGGTAAATTATTTATGACCGATGTTTCTAATGCCAGCAGAACTTTATTATTCAACATCAACACTTTAGAATGGGACGATGAATTATTAGCCTTATTTGATATCCCGAGAGCCATGCTTCCTGAAGTAAAAGAAAGCAGCACCATTTATGGCGAAAGCTCTACTACCCTGTTTTCATCAAAAATTCCTATTGCCGGTGTTGCAGGAGATCAGCAGGCGGCTCTTTTTGGTCAGTTATGTACCACCAAAGGAATGATAAAGAATACTTACGGAACAGGTTGTTTTGTATTGATGAATACAGGTGAAAAACCAATTCGTTCTGCCAACAATTTATTGACTACTATAGCCTGGAAAATTAATGGCAAAACAACCTATGCGCTGGAAGGAAGCGTTTTTGTTGGAGGCGCAGCTGTACAATGGTTAAGAGATGGCGCAAAAATGATTAACAAATCAGAAGAAATAGAAACTCTGGCTGCCAGTGTCCCCGATAACGGAGGGGTTTACTTTGTTCCTGCACTAACTGGTTTAGGAGCTCCACACTGGGATCAATATGCCAGAGGTGCGATCTTTGGAATAACCAGAGGAACTACCAGTGCGCACATCGCCAGGGCCACTTTAGAAGGAATTGCTTATCAGGTAAACGATCTGCTAAAAGCTATGGAAGCAGATTTTGGAGGAAAAGGAAAAGAATTAAAAGTAGATGGAGGTGCTGCTACCAATAATCTGCTCATGCAATTTCAAGCAGACATTTATGGAAAAACGGTTACCAGACCAAAAACGCTCGAAACAACAGCTTTAGGTGCAGCTTATTTGGCAGGACTTGCTGTAGGATACTGGTCGGGTCTTGATGATTTGAAAGAACAATGGTCTATAGATCGTGTATTTTCTCCAAAAATGCCAAAACAAGAAGTCAATAAACTGGTTAAAAACTGGAATAAGGCCATTGGCCGCGCCTCAGACTGGATCGAAGAATAAAACAATTTAAACAAAGCAGTATATGACACCTTTTACAGCAGAAATTTTAGGTACTATGATAATGATCTTATTGGGTAATGGCGTCGTAGCAAACGTCGTACTGAAAGATACAAAAGGAAACAATTCGGGTTGGATTGTAATTACTACAGCCTGGGCATTTGCCGTTTTTACAGGCGTACTTGTTGCAGGACCTGTTAGCGGGGCACATTTAAATCCTATTGTTACACTTGCTTTGGCTCTTATCGGAAAATTCAATTGGAACTTAGTCCCTGCCTATATACTTGCCCAAGTAATTGGAGCCATGTTGGGTGCCTTTTTTGTATGGCTATCGCACAAAGATCATTTTGCGGCAACTGAAGATGAAAATGCCAAATTTGCCTGTTTCGCTACATCGCCGGCCATCAAAAATAATTTATCGAACCTAATAAGCGAGATCATTGCAACTTTTGTCCTGATCTTCTCCATTTTTTATATTGCCGGACCTCACCTGCAAATAGCCACAGATCCAAAAGCAACACTAGGTTTAGGAACCATTGGCGCACTTCCTGTCGCCATAGTCGTATGGGCAATAGGCCTGTCATTAGGAGGTACAACTGGTTACGCCATTAATCCCGCAAGAGATCTTGGACCAAGAATCGTACACGCCATCCTTCCTATAAAAGGAAGCAGCAATTGGAGTTATGCCTGGATTCCAATTATCGGGCCCATAATTGGAGCTAGTTTAGCCGCATTGTTGTACCTAATACTTAACTAACTTCGTCTATTTTAATCTAAATGATATGAGGTTAGGTAAAACTGTCGGGGCTGAATTCTGATCTAAGAAACAGATAATTCCAGTTTTAAAAAATCATTAAACTTTAGAAAATCAATTTTTCAAATAAAATTTATAGTATTTTTACAGTAACTCTACAGGGTTTGTATAACTAGAAAACGCATGTTATTTCAATTAACAAAAATTTAACATAACTGTTGTATATACAAATATTAAAAGTTATACATTTGTATATACAAATTATACACTTACGACTATGACAATTGAAGAGGTTATAAAAAGTACAGTTAAGATGGATAATGCGAAAAAAGTTATCTTGAATATCATGTACACGCAAAACGTAATTCAGGATCATTTCAACGAGTTGATAAAACCCTATGATCTGTCCGGAGAACAATATAATGTACTTCGCATATTAAGAGGACAAAAAGGAAACCCTGCTAATATGTGTGTGATACAGGAGCGTATGCTGGCCAAAACAAGTAACACAACCCGTTTAGTAGACAAACTGTTATTAAAAGATTTTGTTACCCGAAATGTTTGTCCAGGAAATCGACGTAAAATTGAAGTTTTAATCACCCAAAAGGGATTAGACGTATTGAAAGAATTAGATCCGAAAGTAGATGAACACGAGCGTTTGTTTGCTGAGAATATAAGTGCCGAAGAATTAGAATTATTAAATCAATTATTAGAAAAATACAGAACCCAACAAAATTAAAATTATGAGTA harbors:
- a CDS encoding cytochrome ubiquinol oxidase subunit I, producing the protein MEEMLFYDRMQFAFTITFHYLFPQLTMGLSLIIVYFKWKYLKTKNEQYNHATHFWMRIFALNFAMGVVTGIPMEFQFGTNWAKFSELTGGIIGQTLAMEGMFSFFLESSFLGLFLFGEKLLGHKWHFVTGLLICIGSWASGYLIIATHSWMQNPVGYEILENGKFVLTNFKALFLNPWLWPSYLHNQAASLVTSSFVVAGIGSFYILSKKNIVFGKLFLKTGVIFGLIASMIVAVPTGDLLAKNVVKYQPVTFAAMEGIFHTEKKGSEIVLIGQPDVKDKKLDNKIAVPNILSFLTYGNWEQEIKGLDQFEEDLHPTNISGLYYAYHIMVGLGTLFIGLMSFALLQLIRGKLYETRWILWSLLFMMPFPYIANTTGWYTAELGRQPWLVYNLMRTAAGASPTVSSGNTLFTLLGFIGLYLLLGMLFLLLIGKIINKGPHTEVITENK
- a CDS encoding HD domain-containing protein, whose protein sequence is MNTEDLLSQIAFIKEIDKVKYIQRKTKLFHSDRNENDAEHSWHLALMAIVLAEHSDEPIDVLKVIKMVLIHDIVEIDAGDTFIYDSQKNHDNTAEERLAANRIFGLLPEKQAEELISIWEEFEAGQTNEAKFAKAMDRLEPLLQNTSNNGGTWKEFGVNYNKVYEKKSVIKEGSATLWNYAEGLINESVEKGILKKE
- a CDS encoding MBL fold metallo-hydrolase; the encoded protein is MKIEQIYTGCLAQGAYYITSDGEAAIIDPLREIQPYLDRLERDQVKLKYIFETHFHADFVSGHVDLSKETQAPIVYGPNATCEFDCISAKDGQEFKIGKVTIKVLHTPGHTMESTTFLLVDENGKDHAIFSGDTLFIGDVGRPDLAQKAAGMTQDQLAGILFHSLRDKIMTLADDVIVYPAHGAGSACGKNMSKETVSTIGNQKATNYALRANMTEAEFIIEVTDGLLPPPSYFSMNVAMNKQGYESFETVLHNGMKTIKAEEFEAVAEETGALILDTRSAANFSKGFIPQAINIGINGDFAPWVGTLIGDVKQPIVLVTETGLEEETVTRLSRVGFDSIIGHLEGGFEAWEKAGFEIDTVNRISADQFAAEFKPSEDKVIDIRKETEYSAEHIEDAYSKPLAYINDWVKDINPNEHFYLHCAGGYRSMIAASILQARGFRNFSEIEGGFGAISKTEIPKSDFVCQSKVLK
- a CDS encoding YeeE/YedE family protein; protein product: MLEILKEPWPWYVSGPLIGLTVPILLILGNKSFGISSSLRHICAACIPANISFFKYDWKKESWNLFFVFGIFLGGVIAAYFLANPNPVEITPQLSEQLATYGITDHSGLLPKELFSWETLFTLRGFIMIVVGGFLVGFGTRYAGGCTSGHAIMGISNLQWPSLVATICFMIGGFIMANLILPYILSL
- a CDS encoding YeeE/YedE family protein; translation: MTNLENKNTDTEGINGSQLKDSGFSNLKYLLVGIVFGIVFVKAEIISWYRIQEMFQLQSFFMYGVIGSAVAVGVISVQLIKKFNIKTIRGEKIEIQPKTFSKGQIYGGLLFGFGWAITGACPGPLFAQIGTGVTVIVVTLLSAIFGTWVYGWIKDKLPH
- a CDS encoding alpha/beta hydrolase family protein, giving the protein MNKIYFKILICLLLISCSNSKKTSSQISNNTYPVKLDTLELFDKSRNRKIPVAIFSPKTDSKINKQQLIIFSHGYGENKGGDNMIYSYLTENLASKGYYVISIQHELPSDDLLAMEGDFKVTRKPNWERGTDNILYVLNQFKTIKPELDFKHLTLIGHSNGGDMTALFASKYPKLVYKIITMDNRRMPLPRVNHPTVYTLRSKNYSADEGVLPTEQEQQKYGITVQLTPINHSDMDNDATIEERKIVNTYIEKYLSE
- a CDS encoding GNAT family N-acetyltransferase; amino-acid sequence: MSQITENLILRKADISEVPQIWNILQDAIEQRRLDGSTQWQDGYPNELTIHTDIENDHGYVLTENNIILAYAAILFDKEPAYEDIEGQWLTDGDYTAVHRVAVSKLAKGKGIATKLFEKIEGLSIEHNIYSIKVDTNFDNIPMLKILDRLKYTYCGEVFFRGGARKAYEKKLA
- a CDS encoding glycerol-3-phosphate dehydrogenase/oxidase translates to MKRPEQLTKLKSTEKWDVIIIGGGASGLGTALDAASRGYKTILLEAVDFAKGTSSRSTKLVHGGVRYLEQGNIHLVREALKERGLMAKNAGHLVKNQSFVIPNYNWWGGYFYTIGLTIYDLLAGRLSLGSSKYISKKKTIEMLPTVEEKGLVSGVIYHDGQFDDSRMAINIAQTAIEKGACVLNYFKVVNLLKDDTNQIIGVEAIDHETGHKYDIKGSAIINATGVFTNAIMKLNDTVYKKYIVPSQGIHLVFDKSFLPGEQALMIPKTSDGRVLFAVPWHNTIVVGTTDTLIRKHSLEPIALESEIEFVLETAQRFLAKKPTRADVLSVFAGLRPLAAPEEEGKSTKEVSRSHKIIVSETGLITITGGKWTTYRKIAEDIIDKAIRIGKLPKKACTTEHLPIHGNQATTDLNRMNHLYIYGSDIPKILELEQNEPELKEKLHSDHEFIMAEVAWAIRYEMARTVDDVLARRVRLLFLDARAAIQSSEKVARLLAKELGHDEAWINKEISNFKGIARGFLLKEFQ
- the glpK gene encoding glycerol kinase GlpK, which produces MQNKLILALDQGTTSSRAIVFNHGGEIVSISQKAFKQIFPKPGWVEHNPNEIWSSQISVAAEAIAKLGISGREIAAIGITNQRETTVVWDRETSQPVYNAIVWQDRRTAKYCDELKAQGHAEMIQTKTGLILDAYFSGTKVKWILDNVPGARKKAEQGKLCFGTVDTWLIWKLTRGKLFMTDVSNASRTLLFNINTLEWDDELLALFDIPRAMLPEVKESSTIYGESSTTLFSSKIPIAGVAGDQQAALFGQLCTTKGMIKNTYGTGCFVLMNTGEKPIRSANNLLTTIAWKINGKTTYALEGSVFVGGAAVQWLRDGAKMINKSEEIETLAASVPDNGGVYFVPALTGLGAPHWDQYARGAIFGITRGTTSAHIARATLEGIAYQVNDLLKAMEADFGGKGKELKVDGGAATNNLLMQFQADIYGKTVTRPKTLETTALGAAYLAGLAVGYWSGLDDLKEQWSIDRVFSPKMPKQEVNKLVKNWNKAIGRASDWIEE